The Salinispora tropica CNB-440 genome has a window encoding:
- a CDS encoding VOC family protein, translating to MADSSVAPTVAPYLAYENPAEAIAWLTGTFGFTKLAVFDDGQGNVYHAELQVGDHGLIMINGANSTLRIGEPLALGAASAGTFVRRETDTEVNELHRKAVAAGAEILLEPEAKPHDSYEFTCRDPQGHVWTFATYRTSLG from the coding sequence ATGGCCGATTCCTCCGTCGCGCCCACCGTCGCCCCGTACCTCGCCTACGAAAACCCGGCGGAGGCCATCGCGTGGCTGACCGGCACGTTCGGCTTCACCAAGCTGGCCGTCTTCGACGACGGCCAGGGCAACGTCTACCACGCTGAGCTCCAGGTCGGCGACCATGGTCTGATTATGATCAATGGTGCCAACTCGACCCTGCGCATCGGCGAGCCGTTGGCGCTCGGCGCCGCGTCGGCTGGCACCTTCGTCCGTCGGGAGACTGACACGGAGGTGAACGAACTTCACCGTAAGGCGGTGGCCGCCGGTGCGGAGATCCTGCTCGAACCGGAGGCGAAGCCGCACGACTCGTACGAGTTCACCTGTCGTGACCCGCAGGGGCACGTGTGGACCTTCGCGACCTACCGGACCAGCCTCGGCTGA
- a CDS encoding cytochrome P450 has translation MRANTARPHLSAAFLATKDDPYPAYAELRARGPLTRAELGQWLVTGHGAVSALLRDGRLESRMPAEYTRLTLGDSPGVDFLHRIVLTRTPPEHTRLRRFIGRALGTPVVRRLHDRIAAATDALLEPALDRGRLDVVTELAVPLPVGVVCDLIGIPTGDRPAVLTRVTALAKVFDAANLSPADLADINTALPWLHDYFGDLLAVRRAGSGGPTLTEMYWEESASDRLAVADFVDNMLFLFHAGFETTMGLVSNGVAALLNNPEQLGRLRADPALVPSAVEEFLRYDAPIQNVIRVARKPVEVAGQKIRAGRTVLLLLGAANRDEEVFADAERLDVGRDPNPHLGFGGGLHHCVGTALARLMAVVVFERLVDRVTVLGPAAPAVRRRHASLRSYDHLPLAVAAR, from the coding sequence ATGAGAGCCAACACCGCGCGCCCCCATCTGTCCGCGGCGTTCCTGGCGACCAAGGACGACCCGTATCCGGCCTACGCCGAACTGCGTGCGCGAGGGCCCCTGACCCGTGCGGAGCTCGGCCAGTGGCTGGTCACCGGCCACGGCGCGGTGTCGGCCCTGCTGCGTGACGGTCGGCTGGAGAGCCGGATGCCGGCGGAGTACACCCGGCTGACCCTGGGCGACAGCCCGGGCGTCGACTTTCTCCACCGGATCGTGCTCACCCGGACCCCGCCGGAGCACACCCGACTCCGCCGGTTTATCGGTCGGGCCCTGGGCACACCGGTGGTGCGTCGGCTGCACGACCGTATCGCCGCGGCGACGGACGCGTTGCTGGAGCCCGCCCTCGACCGGGGGCGGCTCGATGTGGTGACCGAGTTGGCGGTGCCGTTGCCGGTCGGCGTGGTGTGTGACCTGATCGGCATCCCGACCGGCGACCGCCCCGCGGTGCTGACTCGGGTCACCGCCCTGGCAAAGGTGTTCGACGCGGCCAACCTCAGCCCGGCGGATCTGGCCGACATCAACACCGCGCTGCCCTGGCTACACGACTACTTCGGGGACCTGCTTGCCGTGCGCCGTGCCGGCTCGGGCGGCCCCACCCTGACCGAGATGTATTGGGAGGAGTCCGCGTCGGACCGGCTGGCGGTGGCCGACTTCGTCGACAACATGCTCTTTCTGTTCCACGCCGGCTTCGAGACCACCATGGGCCTGGTGTCCAACGGCGTCGCCGCCCTGCTCAACAACCCGGAGCAACTTGGTCGACTGCGGGCCGACCCCGCGCTGGTGCCCTCGGCCGTGGAGGAGTTTCTGCGGTACGACGCGCCGATCCAGAACGTCATCCGGGTGGCGCGGAAGCCGGTCGAGGTGGCCGGGCAGAAGATCCGCGCCGGTCGGACGGTGCTGCTACTGCTCGGGGCTGCCAACCGGGACGAGGAGGTCTTCGCCGACGCGGAGCGGCTGGACGTCGGTCGCGATCCCAACCCGCACCTCGGGTTCGGCGGCGGGCTGCACCACTGTGTCGGCACCGCCCTGGCCCGGCTGATGGCGGTGGTCGTCTTCGAGCGTCTGGTCGACCGGGTCACCGTGCTCGGGCCCGCCGCGCCAGCGGTTCGGCGCCGGCACGCCAGCCTCCGGTCGTACGACCATCTGCCCCTCGCGGTGGCGGCACGCTGA
- a CDS encoding 4'-phosphopantetheinyl transferase family protein: MATGLPAEGTCVVWWAPISGSSDAELLSLLDEGERHRHAGFGDPAGRSAFLTARSVTRLVLGHLLDVAPETLRFRATCRRCGGPHGKPVLWSPATPARFSVSHSGRWCVIAVACGTDVGVDVERIGLRRDTIPVRALAAEERTALASHDKANRLAGFIRYWTRKEALLKATGDGLTVDPAAIVVTRPDQPAGLLHWAAESAPPATPHLADLAAPPGYTAALASLGRPLTVSIRDGGLLADRFRRSAGTAPP, from the coding sequence ATGGCGACCGGACTCCCGGCGGAGGGCACCTGCGTGGTCTGGTGGGCACCGATCTCCGGCTCCAGTGACGCCGAGTTACTCTCCCTGCTGGACGAGGGGGAGCGCCACCGGCACGCCGGGTTCGGTGACCCGGCGGGTCGCAGCGCATTCCTCACCGCGCGGTCCGTCACCCGGCTGGTGCTCGGACACCTGCTCGACGTCGCCCCGGAGACACTGCGGTTCCGGGCAACCTGTCGGCGGTGCGGCGGGCCGCACGGCAAACCAGTGTTGTGGTCACCGGCGACACCAGCACGCTTCTCCGTCTCGCACTCCGGGAGATGGTGTGTGATCGCCGTAGCCTGCGGCACCGACGTCGGGGTAGATGTCGAGCGGATCGGTCTCCGCCGCGACACGATCCCGGTGCGCGCGTTGGCGGCCGAGGAACGAACGGCGCTCGCCAGCCACGACAAGGCCAACCGGCTTGCCGGGTTCATCCGGTACTGGACCAGGAAGGAAGCACTCCTCAAGGCGACCGGTGACGGCCTGACGGTGGACCCGGCAGCGATCGTGGTGACCCGGCCCGACCAACCGGCCGGTCTCCTGCACTGGGCCGCCGAGTCCGCTCCCCCGGCCACCCCCCATCTCGCCGATCTCGCGGCGCCCCCCGGCTACACAGCCGCGCTGGCCAGCCTGGGCCGCCCGTTGACGGTGTCGATCCGTGACGGCGGCCTGCTCGCCGACCGATTCCGCCGCTCGGCCGGCACCGCTCCTCCATAG
- a CDS encoding MFS transporter encodes MSDDTRTPSSAETGTVQAPAPAPPDEFVPPITGRKRTLALVVVLTGFVLDLLDITIVNVALPSIRDGIDATAATMQWLVAGYALAFASMLIISGRLGDIVGVRRMFLIGVAGFTLTSLLAGLAQTPEQLIVLRFVQGAMGAIMVPQVYTLIQLLYAPKERGRAFAAMSAALAFGTVGGPLVGALLTTADIAGLGWRAIFLVNVPIGIAAFIAARVLLPESEANRRERLDLVGAVLITLAVLLLVYPLVQGREQDWPVWTYASMVSGLLVFAVFVQHQRTRTDSPLVPMSLFRHRSFNAGLVVVFLFQGAVMSFFLVITIYLQIGVGYSILRAGLSGLPWDIAVPLLGWLSARAITPRIGRTGLQLGLVLLIASMFWFMWVIDSTPQVSIWQLLVPMFIGGAGMGMTFPPLMGYSLADVPGNQAGSASGVVNANYQIGVTLGIAACGTLFFSLLAAQTPHATATVVPELRADLVAVGVADTQAAEIGDRFRDCLESQLGGADPTLPPAGCDSAGLAAGSGTTAVIEQRSFEASQISFQRAMVGTLWYSVISFVLALVGSFLLPRR; translated from the coding sequence ATGTCCGACGACACCCGAACGCCATCCAGTGCCGAGACCGGCACGGTGCAGGCGCCCGCGCCGGCACCGCCCGACGAGTTCGTCCCACCGATCACCGGACGTAAGCGCACCCTCGCGCTCGTCGTGGTGCTCACCGGATTCGTGCTGGACCTGCTCGACATCACCATCGTCAACGTCGCGCTGCCGTCGATCCGCGACGGCATCGACGCGACGGCCGCCACGATGCAGTGGCTGGTGGCCGGCTACGCCCTCGCATTCGCCTCAATGCTGATCATTTCCGGTCGGCTCGGCGACATCGTCGGCGTCCGTCGGATGTTCCTCATCGGCGTCGCCGGGTTCACCCTCACCTCGCTGCTGGCCGGCCTCGCCCAGACCCCCGAACAGCTGATCGTCCTCCGGTTCGTGCAGGGCGCGATGGGCGCGATAATGGTGCCGCAGGTCTACACCCTCATCCAGCTCCTCTACGCGCCCAAGGAGCGCGGCCGGGCGTTCGCCGCGATGAGCGCCGCGCTCGCCTTCGGCACGGTGGGCGGCCCGTTGGTTGGCGCGTTGCTGACCACCGCCGACATCGCGGGGCTCGGCTGGCGGGCGATCTTCCTGGTCAACGTGCCGATCGGGATCGCCGCGTTCATCGCCGCGCGGGTGCTGCTGCCGGAGTCGGAAGCCAATCGCCGGGAACGGCTCGACCTGGTCGGAGCCGTTCTGATCACGCTGGCGGTGCTGCTGCTCGTCTACCCGCTGGTGCAGGGCCGGGAGCAGGACTGGCCGGTGTGGACGTACGCCAGCATGGTCAGCGGCCTGCTGGTCTTCGCGGTGTTCGTCCAGCACCAGCGCACCCGTACCGACTCACCGCTGGTACCGATGTCGCTGTTCCGACACCGCTCGTTCAACGCGGGTCTGGTGGTGGTCTTCCTCTTCCAGGGCGCGGTGATGTCGTTCTTCCTGGTCATCACCATCTACCTACAGATCGGGGTGGGATACAGCATCCTCCGGGCCGGTCTGTCCGGCCTACCCTGGGACATCGCCGTGCCGTTGCTCGGCTGGCTGTCCGCCCGGGCGATCACGCCCAGAATCGGCCGGACGGGCCTTCAGCTCGGCTTGGTGCTGCTGATCGCCAGCATGTTCTGGTTCATGTGGGTGATCGACAGCACCCCACAGGTGAGCATCTGGCAGCTCCTGGTGCCGATGTTCATCGGGGGTGCCGGCATGGGTATGACGTTCCCGCCGCTGATGGGCTACTCGCTCGCCGACGTCCCGGGAAACCAGGCCGGATCCGCCTCCGGAGTGGTCAACGCGAACTACCAGATCGGCGTGACCCTCGGTATCGCCGCCTGCGGCACGCTGTTCTTCAGCCTGCTGGCCGCGCAAACGCCCCACGCCACCGCAACCGTTGTGCCGGAGCTCCGCGCGGACCTGGTGGCCGTGGGCGTCGCCGACACGCAGGCGGCAGAGATCGGTGACCGGTTCCGCGACTGCCTCGAAAGCCAGCTCGGCGGGGCCGACCCGACCCTGCCGCCAGCGGGCTGCGACAGCGCTGGGTTGGCCGCGGGCAGCGGTACCACCGCGGTGATCGAGCAGCGGTCGTTCGAGGCGAGCCAGATCAGCTTCCAACGGGCCATGGTGGGCACGCTCTGGTACAGCGTGATCAGCTTCGTGCTGGCGCTGGTGGGTAGCTTCCTGCTGCCCCGCCGTTGA
- a CDS encoding condensation domain-containing protein: MDHYRGQESALNEQVLWRLRGPYDHDAMTRAVVALSARHEPLRTTYPRGRRLRQLVHEPRSLVVPLTDVSGEPDAAQRVIAAEVAAPVEASVWPLRPLVLRIAPEHHLVLLTLHHYCSDDYSNALLARDLRALYAREVGEATDLPDPQWQYAQWANWQHEQLSGESLDRLTGYWKEKLTGARLVELPARRRRPVPEGEPPWISIEHYIDADTTAGLRQLARRHRTTLFPVTLAVFYALLHQETGASDLTIASLFANRSRPEVRETVGFFASMVLLRERFGADATLGQLIAQTRTTVMEAMRHQDLPHQLLPPDTVVGGTGRTDDVLFQLLGSLLPRADMAGEELDDMAAQLERRRFALEFVVVPQGDVLSVLLLCSRAEFDPGWADAFVRGYVALVRATVAATDVPLAELRDVLVA; the protein is encoded by the coding sequence ATGGATCACTATCGGGGTCAGGAGAGCGCCCTCAACGAGCAAGTCCTGTGGCGCCTACGCGGCCCGTACGACCACGACGCCATGACCCGTGCGGTAGTCGCACTGTCGGCGCGACACGAGCCGCTGCGGACCACCTACCCACGGGGTCGCCGGCTGCGCCAGCTCGTCCACGAGCCACGGTCACTTGTGGTGCCGCTGACCGACGTCTCCGGCGAACCGGACGCCGCGCAGCGGGTGATCGCCGCCGAGGTCGCCGCCCCGGTCGAGGCGTCGGTGTGGCCGCTACGCCCGCTCGTGCTGCGGATCGCACCCGAGCATCACCTGGTGCTGCTCACCCTGCATCACTACTGCTCGGATGACTATTCCAACGCGCTACTCGCGCGAGATCTACGGGCCCTGTACGCACGCGAGGTCGGCGAGGCGACTGACCTGCCCGACCCGCAGTGGCAGTACGCGCAGTGGGCCAACTGGCAACACGAGCAGCTCTCCGGGGAAAGTCTGGACCGGCTCACCGGATACTGGAAGGAAAAGCTCACCGGCGCGCGGCTGGTGGAGCTGCCGGCCCGACGGCGGCGACCGGTGCCCGAGGGCGAGCCGCCATGGATTTCCATCGAACACTATATCGACGCGGACACCACGGCTGGTCTCCGACAGCTCGCACGCCGGCACCGCACCACGCTGTTTCCGGTCACCCTGGCGGTGTTCTACGCCCTGCTTCACCAGGAGACCGGAGCGTCCGATCTCACCATCGCCTCGCTGTTCGCGAACCGGAGCCGGCCCGAGGTCCGCGAGACGGTGGGCTTCTTCGCCAGCATGGTGCTGCTACGAGAGCGATTCGGCGCGGACGCCACCCTCGGACAGCTGATCGCCCAGACCCGCACCACCGTGATGGAAGCTATGCGCCATCAGGATCTGCCGCACCAACTCCTTCCCCCGGACACCGTCGTCGGCGGGACCGGCCGTACCGACGACGTGCTGTTCCAGCTGCTGGGAAGTCTGCTGCCCCGGGCTGACATGGCCGGCGAGGAACTCGACGACATGGCGGCCCAGTTGGAACGGCGGCGCTTCGCACTGGAGTTCGTCGTCGTACCGCAGGGTGACGTTCTCTCGGTGTTGCTGCTCTGCTCCCGGGCGGAGTTCGACCCGGGATGGGCGGACGCCTTCGTACGGGGCTACGTCGCGTTGGTCCGGGCCACCGTCGCGGCCACCGACGTCCCCCTGGCCGAGTTGCGCGATGTCCTGGTCGCCTGA